A genomic segment from Luteolibacter ambystomatis encodes:
- a CDS encoding TCR/Tet family MFS transporter has protein sequence MARPKPAIIFIFITLFLDIFGIGVIVPVLPKLVEQLQGGDVQAAAHSVGWLGALYALMQFLFSPVLGSLSDRFGRRPVILFSLLGSGIDYLVLAWAPTIGWLYLARAVSGITAANFSAASAYIADVTPPEKRAAGFGMIGAAFGLGFIAGPAIGGVLGHYGLRVPFLVAAGITLLNWLYGAFVLPESLAPENRRPFHWESAHPLKALHALTRWPLVSALAGTHFLTMLAGNIYPCLWVLYTGHRYGWESRQVGISLALVGVLAAIVQGGLASRILKVIGERRGVFVGLIAMAVAMTCYGAAPLGWMVYGIIVIGSLAGIGSPATQSIISRAVPADEQGAVQGALNSITSVSGILAPLVWTSLFSVAIDPKHSFGIPGLPFFMAGLVSLAAALLAWRAFRRSPVVEGQVS, from the coding sequence ATGGCCCGCCCGAAGCCCGCGATCATTTTCATCTTCATCACGCTGTTCCTCGATATTTTCGGGATCGGGGTGATCGTGCCGGTGCTGCCGAAACTGGTGGAGCAGCTCCAGGGCGGAGACGTGCAGGCGGCGGCGCATTCGGTCGGCTGGCTTGGCGCGCTGTATGCGCTGATGCAGTTCCTGTTCTCGCCGGTGCTGGGGAGCCTTTCGGATCGTTTCGGGCGGCGCCCGGTCATTCTGTTTTCACTGCTCGGTTCCGGGATCGACTATCTGGTGCTGGCATGGGCGCCGACCATCGGCTGGCTGTATCTGGCCCGCGCGGTCTCCGGGATCACGGCGGCGAATTTCTCCGCAGCCAGCGCCTACATCGCGGATGTGACGCCACCGGAAAAGCGCGCGGCGGGCTTCGGGATGATCGGTGCGGCTTTCGGGCTGGGATTCATTGCCGGTCCGGCAATCGGAGGTGTCCTCGGGCACTACGGCCTGCGGGTGCCATTCCTGGTGGCGGCGGGGATCACCTTGCTGAACTGGCTGTATGGTGCCTTCGTCCTCCCCGAATCCCTGGCGCCGGAAAACCGCCGGCCGTTTCACTGGGAAAGCGCGCATCCCTTGAAGGCGCTGCACGCCCTGACACGCTGGCCGCTGGTGTCCGCGCTGGCGGGCACACATTTCCTCACGATGCTCGCGGGGAATATCTACCCATGCCTGTGGGTGCTCTACACCGGCCATCGCTATGGCTGGGAAAGCCGCCAGGTGGGGATCTCGCTGGCCTTGGTCGGCGTGCTCGCGGCGATCGTGCAGGGCGGATTGGCATCGCGGATTCTCAAGGTGATCGGCGAGAGGCGTGGAGTCTTCGTGGGCTTGATTGCGATGGCGGTGGCGATGACCTGCTACGGCGCGGCTCCGCTCGGCTGGATGGTTTACGGAATCATTGTCATCGGATCGCTGGCGGGCATCGGGTCTCCGGCCACGCAGTCGATCATTTCCCGGGCCGTGCCTGCGGACGAGCAGGGGGCGGTGCAAGGCGCGCTCAACAGCATCACCAGCGTGTCCGGCATCCTCGCGCCTTTGGTGTGGACCTCCTTGTTCTCCGTGGCGATCGACCCGAAGCA